A single window of Usitatibacter rugosus DNA harbors:
- a CDS encoding PLP-dependent aminotransferase family protein has protein sequence MAKAAGGQLFTLLEGPESAGHTRRSQVYKSCLKAILDGRLARGSRLPSARELARDWRISRNTIDEALLQLQADGFLERRVGDGTYVSRDLPSTASRKPAAMRPASRAAQASYSAWAQRALHSRLPGGSPQPRAFFAGFPALEFFPLDLWQRLTTRRYRTGGRDLLGYMPSMGLPALREATARHLAISRGVTCAPEQVMILNSLIQGVELLSRVLLERDDAVWVEEAGYPNVRTALSMSGARLVPVPMDEEGLDVAAGQELAPKPALVHVTPAFQYPSGTRMSLQRRLALLEWANRSGAWIVEDDYQGDFNYEARNIEPLQALDRASRVIHLGTYTNAVFPSLRLAYMVIPPPLCAVFEAVRSQLDDHTHGIQQAVLADFIDGGHLSSHMRRMRSIYKSRRDTLLGELHATLRDEYPLGPAHGGMNVAMHLPKAMRDAPLCERGWKAGLHLAPLSRHAPTQGGLNGLFLGYAALSEREIRAGARRLARFIEAEHRRR, from the coding sequence ATGGCCAAGGCCGCGGGCGGGCAGCTCTTCACGCTGCTGGAAGGACCGGAGAGCGCCGGCCACACGCGCCGCTCTCAGGTCTACAAGAGCTGCCTCAAGGCCATCCTCGACGGGCGCCTGGCACGCGGGTCCCGCCTGCCGTCGGCCCGCGAGCTGGCGCGCGACTGGCGCATCTCGCGCAACACCATCGACGAAGCGCTGCTGCAGCTCCAGGCCGACGGCTTCCTCGAGCGGCGGGTCGGCGACGGCACGTACGTCTCGCGCGATCTCCCGTCCACCGCTTCCCGCAAGCCCGCCGCGATGCGCCCGGCCAGCCGCGCCGCGCAGGCGAGCTACTCGGCGTGGGCGCAGCGCGCCTTGCATTCGCGCCTGCCCGGCGGTTCGCCGCAACCGCGCGCGTTCTTCGCCGGCTTCCCGGCGCTCGAGTTCTTTCCGCTCGATCTCTGGCAGCGGCTCACCACGCGCCGCTATCGCACCGGAGGCCGCGACCTGCTCGGCTACATGCCTTCGATGGGTTTGCCGGCATTGCGCGAGGCGACCGCGCGCCACCTCGCCATCTCGCGCGGTGTCACCTGCGCGCCCGAACAGGTGATGATCCTCAACAGCCTCATCCAGGGCGTGGAGCTGCTCTCGCGCGTGCTCTTGGAGCGCGACGACGCCGTGTGGGTGGAAGAGGCGGGCTATCCCAATGTGCGCACGGCCCTCTCGATGTCCGGAGCGCGGCTGGTCCCGGTCCCGATGGATGAGGAGGGTCTCGACGTGGCCGCCGGGCAGGAACTGGCGCCCAAGCCGGCGCTCGTGCATGTCACGCCGGCATTCCAGTATCCGAGCGGAACGCGCATGTCGCTCCAGCGGCGCCTGGCGCTGCTCGAATGGGCCAACCGCTCGGGGGCGTGGATCGTCGAGGACGACTACCAGGGCGACTTCAACTACGAGGCGCGCAATATCGAACCGCTGCAGGCGCTCGACCGGGCCTCGCGCGTGATCCACCTCGGCACCTATACGAATGCCGTGTTCCCGTCGCTGCGGCTCGCGTACATGGTGATCCCGCCGCCGTTGTGCGCCGTCTTCGAGGCCGTGCGCTCCCAGCTCGACGACCACACGCACGGCATCCAGCAGGCGGTGCTCGCCGACTTCATCGACGGCGGGCACCTGAGCTCGCACATGCGCCGGATGCGCTCCATCTATAAATCCCGCCGCGACACGCTGCTGGGCGAGCTGCATGCGACGCTGCGAGACGAGTATCCCCTCGGACCGGCGCACGGCGGCATGAACGTCGCGATGCACCTGCCCAAGGCGATGCGCGATGCGCCGCTCTGCGAACGTGGATGGAAGGCGGGCCTGCACCTCGCGCCGCTCTCGCGCCACGCCCCGACGCAGGGCGGCCTGAACGGGCTCTTCCTCGGCTACGCGGCGCTGTCGGAGCGCGAGATCCGCGCGGGCGCGCGACGGCTCGCTCGCTTCATCGAGGCCGAGCACCGCCGGCGCTAG
- a CDS encoding response regulator transcription factor, whose product MDAEGKPEILIVTADAGRAASLAAYLAQQQVGITCEPRGDEAFASLRRHEPDAVLIDDGAQHMAGREFCRAAREAGLGLAIVVMGRSDDPLDQVLCLEMGADDYVATHAPWRLLWARLKIALRRAMPPGQGTGNAHTLRHGDFILDRRSLEMRVQQQRVALTPTEFGCLWLLVERAGTVVSRAELREALGSGSAAAAEPGSRAVDTQIFRLRRKLGAVDPDANRIKSVRPFGYLLTPVAR is encoded by the coding sequence ATGGATGCCGAAGGCAAGCCCGAGATCCTGATCGTCACCGCGGACGCAGGACGCGCCGCATCGCTCGCCGCCTACCTCGCGCAGCAGCAGGTGGGCATCACCTGCGAGCCGCGCGGCGACGAGGCCTTCGCGTCGCTGCGCCGGCACGAGCCGGATGCCGTGCTCATCGATGACGGGGCGCAACACATGGCCGGCCGCGAGTTCTGCCGCGCCGCGCGCGAGGCGGGGCTCGGCCTCGCTATCGTCGTGATGGGCCGCAGCGACGATCCGCTCGACCAGGTGCTGTGCCTCGAGATGGGCGCGGACGATTACGTGGCCACGCACGCGCCGTGGCGCCTGCTGTGGGCGCGGCTCAAGATCGCGCTCCGCCGCGCGATGCCTCCGGGCCAGGGCACCGGCAACGCGCATACGCTGCGCCACGGAGACTTCATCCTCGATCGCCGCTCGCTCGAGATGCGCGTCCAGCAGCAGCGGGTCGCGCTCACGCCGACGGAGTTCGGCTGCCTGTGGCTGCTCGTGGAGCGCGCGGGCACGGTCGTGAGCCGCGCGGAGCTGCGCGAGGCGCTGGGCTCCGGGAGCGCGGCGGCCGCGGAGCCGGGATCGCGCGCCGTCGACACGCAGATCTTCCGCCTGCGCAGGAAGCTCGGCGCCGTCGATCCCGATGCCAACCGCATCAAGAGCGTTCGTCCCTTCGGCTACCTGCTGACCCCTGTTGCGCGTTGA
- a CDS encoding TonB-dependent receptor: protein MMVRRKALAIATANAFGMGCALLAVGDVQAQQAQKVEKIEVTGSNIKRSEGEGALPVTVITREEIDRSGATTPIELLNLVSANNSAGNVSLANVIGSLSFSAQTASLRGLGGGRTLVLVNGKRMDSFAGEIQGVQGVNLSSIPFSAIERVEILKDGASAVYGSDAIAGVINFILRQDYQGAEVMAYYGAPTRGGGGEITRVNAAAGFGNLSKDRYNVLLTVSNDIQKPLDQNKRNFSNTSFRPEINLAAISSNTFPGLITTGGIGVPGSPNNCAPSTYLELLGGCFYDPSAQPGVQMITDNTQWNVFASGRVELGSGLQAYATGIFSRLENQYRIQPVPISSLFPYGPRLNISSAITLQPTSPFYPHGLAAEAGVDGQPLDVRWRAYENGLRDTTDTNENAQMNVGLKGAWRTWDWDASYTYAEGHTKQKLNGGFPNLDLLLPLLRSGRVNLFGPNTPEISREILATNYNGETFNATSKNQGIQGRMSGEIYQMKNGPISLAFGAEYRKESLDQNPAPVLAGGTIAGFGGNVLPVSSSRDVTAFYGELNIPVLKDLEVNVAVRNDHYSDFGSTTNPKASIRYNATPDVLLRASYGKGFLAPSLYQLNTPRINGVTPAGQTDPVRCPVTNDTGLDCSTQFGVLFGGTKDLKPETSEQTTLGVVYSPSTQFSVGADYFKIRLNDVITNGIPFTTILGDQDQFGYLIARDPPDAAYPNLPGHISQITQVYLNLGAVHIEGFDLEAHATWPATRFGRVKFDITGTYYRRQDAQNLDGSYTGFVSNTFGARTTGVVPRWKHYASLSLDNGPWQATLGTSYQSSYIDAAAIDDEGTTRRVSTLTLWDLQGAYKGFKNWTFVLGVKNLMDTDPPVTNQPNSFQVGFDPSYYDPRGRFVYGSVTWAFR, encoded by the coding sequence ATGATGGTTCGGAGAAAAGCCCTCGCGATCGCCACCGCGAACGCGTTCGGGATGGGGTGCGCATTGCTCGCCGTGGGCGACGTCCAGGCGCAGCAGGCGCAGAAGGTCGAGAAGATCGAGGTCACGGGCTCCAACATCAAGCGCAGCGAAGGCGAAGGCGCGCTGCCCGTCACCGTCATCACGCGCGAGGAGATCGACCGCTCGGGCGCCACCACGCCGATCGAGCTGCTGAACCTCGTCTCCGCCAACAACAGCGCGGGCAACGTCTCGCTCGCCAACGTGATCGGCTCGCTGTCGTTCTCGGCGCAGACGGCGTCGCTGCGCGGCCTGGGCGGCGGACGCACGCTCGTGCTGGTCAACGGCAAGCGCATGGACAGCTTTGCCGGCGAGATCCAGGGCGTGCAGGGCGTGAACCTCTCGTCGATCCCGTTCTCGGCGATCGAGCGCGTGGAGATCCTGAAGGACGGCGCCTCGGCCGTGTACGGCTCGGATGCGATCGCGGGCGTGATCAACTTCATCCTGCGCCAGGACTACCAGGGCGCCGAGGTGATGGCGTACTACGGAGCACCCACGCGCGGCGGTGGCGGCGAGATCACGCGCGTGAATGCGGCCGCCGGCTTCGGCAACCTGTCCAAGGACCGCTACAACGTCCTCCTCACCGTCTCGAACGACATCCAGAAGCCGCTGGACCAGAACAAGCGCAACTTCTCCAACACGTCCTTCCGCCCCGAGATCAACCTGGCGGCGATCTCGAGCAATACCTTTCCGGGCTTGATCACCACCGGCGGGATCGGCGTGCCGGGCTCGCCGAACAACTGCGCGCCCTCGACATACCTCGAGCTGCTGGGCGGCTGCTTCTACGATCCGTCCGCGCAGCCCGGCGTGCAGATGATCACCGACAACACGCAGTGGAACGTCTTCGCCTCGGGGCGCGTGGAGTTGGGCAGCGGGCTGCAGGCCTACGCGACCGGGATCTTCTCGCGCCTGGAGAACCAGTACCGCATCCAGCCGGTGCCGATCTCGAGCCTTTTCCCCTACGGACCGCGGCTCAACATCTCCTCGGCGATCACGCTGCAGCCGACGAGCCCGTTCTATCCGCATGGCCTCGCCGCGGAGGCGGGCGTGGATGGCCAGCCGCTCGATGTCCGGTGGCGCGCCTACGAGAACGGCCTGCGCGACACGACCGACACCAACGAGAACGCGCAGATGAACGTGGGCCTCAAGGGCGCGTGGCGCACGTGGGACTGGGATGCGTCCTATACGTATGCCGAGGGCCACACCAAGCAGAAACTGAACGGCGGCTTCCCGAACCTCGACCTGTTGCTGCCGTTGCTGCGCAGCGGCCGCGTGAACCTCTTCGGGCCCAACACGCCCGAGATCTCGCGGGAGATCCTCGCCACCAACTACAACGGCGAGACCTTCAACGCGACTTCGAAGAACCAGGGGATACAGGGTCGCATGTCGGGTGAGATCTACCAGATGAAGAATGGCCCGATCTCGCTCGCGTTCGGCGCGGAGTATCGGAAGGAATCGCTCGACCAGAACCCCGCGCCGGTGCTGGCCGGGGGCACGATCGCGGGGTTCGGCGGCAACGTGCTGCCCGTCAGCAGCTCGCGCGATGTCACGGCGTTCTACGGCGAGCTGAACATCCCGGTGTTGAAGGACCTGGAGGTGAACGTCGCGGTCCGCAACGACCACTACAGCGACTTCGGCAGCACGACCAATCCGAAGGCGAGCATCCGCTACAACGCCACCCCCGACGTGCTGCTGCGGGCGTCGTACGGCAAGGGCTTCCTCGCGCCGTCGCTCTACCAGCTCAACACGCCGCGCATCAACGGCGTGACGCCCGCCGGGCAGACGGACCCGGTGCGCTGCCCGGTCACCAACGACACGGGCCTGGACTGCAGCACGCAGTTCGGCGTGTTGTTCGGCGGGACGAAGGACCTCAAGCCCGAGACCAGCGAGCAGACGACGCTGGGCGTGGTGTATTCACCGTCGACGCAGTTCTCGGTCGGCGCGGACTACTTCAAGATCCGGCTGAACGACGTGATCACCAACGGCATTCCGTTCACGACGATCCTCGGCGACCAGGACCAGTTCGGCTACCTCATCGCGCGCGACCCGCCGGACGCGGCGTATCCGAACCTGCCCGGCCACATCTCGCAGATCACGCAGGTGTACCTCAACCTGGGCGCGGTGCACATCGAAGGTTTCGACCTCGAAGCGCATGCCACATGGCCGGCGACTCGCTTCGGGCGCGTGAAGTTCGATATCACGGGCACGTACTACCGCCGCCAGGATGCGCAGAACCTCGACGGGTCGTACACGGGCTTCGTCTCGAACACGTTCGGGGCGCGCACCACGGGCGTGGTGCCACGGTGGAAGCACTACGCGTCGCTGTCGCTCGACAACGGTCCGTGGCAGGCGACGCTGGGTACCTCTTATCAGTCCTCGTACATTGATGCCGCGGCAATCGACGACGAAGGTACGACGCGGCGCGTCAGCACCCTCACGCTGTGGGACCTGCAGGGCGCGTACAAGGGCTTCAAGAACTGGACGTTCGTGCTCGGCGTGAAGAACCTGATGGACACGGATCCGCCGGTGACCAACCAGCCGAACTCCTTCCAGGTGGGCTTCGATCCGTCGTACTACGATCCGCGCGGCCGCTTCGTCTACGGCAGCGTGACGTGGGCGTTCCGCTGA
- a CDS encoding RNA polymerase sigma factor translates to MPDASDEELMLAYAGGDAGAFDMLYARHKGPVFRLMLRSVKTRGEAEELVQDIWMRVIEARERYVRTAKFTTWLYTVAHNRLIDHWRKKGLTVVAPDNEDGESTVEEGRAGPFDEPHRIVEARDTLATLESALAALPVAQREAFLLHHEGDMTVAQIAEATGTNEEAAKSRLRYAMDKLRKAVGDG, encoded by the coding sequence ATGCCGGACGCCTCCGACGAAGAACTCATGCTCGCCTATGCCGGTGGTGACGCCGGCGCTTTCGACATGCTCTACGCGCGCCACAAAGGCCCGGTGTTCCGCCTGATGCTGCGCTCGGTAAAGACGCGCGGCGAGGCCGAGGAGCTGGTCCAGGACATCTGGATGCGGGTGATCGAGGCCCGCGAGCGCTACGTCCGCACGGCCAAGTTCACGACGTGGCTCTACACCGTCGCGCACAACCGCCTCATCGACCACTGGCGCAAGAAGGGCCTCACGGTCGTCGCGCCGGACAACGAAGACGGCGAAAGCACTGTCGAAGAAGGACGGGCGGGGCCGTTCGACGAGCCGCACCGCATCGTCGAGGCGCGCGACACGCTGGCCACGCTCGAATCCGCGCTCGCCGCGCTGCCCGTGGCCCAACGCGAAGCGTTCCTGCTGCATCACGAAGGCGACATGACCGTGGCCCAGATCGCCGAGGCGACGGGCACCAACGAGGAGGCGGCGAAGAGCCGACTGCGATACGCGATGGACAAGCTGCGGAAGGCGGTGGGCGATGGCTGA
- a CDS encoding peptidylprolyl isomerase, translating into MQPTFRNLAVALAAGTIALAAVAQDKAEKAPKKSTTAAAAPAAGGRVVVNGVVIPQSRIDAMNKELSAQGQPDTPERLAAVKDELVNREVLAQAAVKRGLDKNPDVAAQMEMARQAVLVRALFENEMKANPITDADLQKQYETFKSQMGTNEYKVRHILVEKEDDAKAIIADLNKGGDFSKIAKDKSKDPGSKDNGGDLDWGPAARYVKPFADTVMKLPKGQTTTAPVKTDFGYHVIRVDDVRPLKVPEFAELKEQFRQRAQQAQVQKLVADLRSKAKVEER; encoded by the coding sequence ATGCAACCCACTTTCAGGAACCTCGCTGTCGCGCTCGCCGCGGGCACGATCGCCCTCGCGGCCGTCGCCCAGGACAAGGCCGAGAAAGCGCCCAAGAAATCCACCACCGCTGCCGCCGCTCCCGCTGCCGGGGGCCGCGTCGTCGTGAACGGCGTCGTGATCCCGCAGAGCCGCATCGACGCGATGAACAAGGAGCTCAGCGCCCAGGGCCAGCCGGATACACCGGAGCGCCTCGCCGCGGTGAAGGACGAGCTCGTCAACCGTGAAGTGCTCGCCCAGGCTGCCGTGAAGCGCGGCCTCGACAAGAACCCGGACGTGGCCGCGCAGATGGAAATGGCGCGCCAGGCCGTGCTCGTGCGCGCGCTCTTCGAGAACGAGATGAAGGCGAACCCGATCACCGACGCCGACCTCCAGAAGCAGTACGAGACCTTCAAGTCGCAGATGGGCACCAACGAGTACAAGGTGCGCCACATCCTCGTCGAGAAGGAAGACGACGCGAAAGCGATCATCGCCGACCTGAACAAGGGCGGCGACTTCTCGAAGATCGCGAAGGACAAGTCGAAGGATCCGGGCTCCAAGGACAACGGCGGTGACCTCGATTGGGGTCCGGCCGCGCGTTACGTGAAGCCGTTCGCCGACACCGTGATGAAGCTGCCGAAGGGCCAGACGACCACGGCCCCGGTGAAGACCGACTTCGGCTACCACGTGATTCGCGTCGACGACGTGCGTCCGCTCAAGGTGCCCGAGTTCGCCGAGCTGAAGGAGCAGTTCCGCCAGCGCGCCCAGCAGGCGCAAGTGCAGAAGCTGGTCGCGGACCTTCGTTCCAAGGCGAAGGTGGAGGAGCGGTAG
- a CDS encoding BolA family protein, which yields MNTEQAIRERLSVLHPSAVELRDDSDSHAGHAGHRPGGGSHWQLTIVSEAFRGQPPVARHRMVYEALGDLMKRDIHALQIEAFAPEQL from the coding sequence ATGAATACCGAGCAGGCCATTCGGGAACGCCTCTCCGTGCTGCATCCCAGCGCGGTGGAGCTTCGCGACGATTCCGATTCGCACGCGGGCCACGCCGGCCATCGTCCGGGTGGCGGATCGCACTGGCAGCTCACGATTGTCTCCGAGGCGTTTCGCGGGCAGCCGCCCGTGGCACGCCATCGAATGGTTTATGAGGCCCTGGGCGACCTCATGAAACGGGATATCCACGCCCTTCAAATCGAGGCGTTCGCGCCCGAGCAACTCTGA
- a CDS encoding YciI family protein, which translates to MLYAIIAEDVPGSLEKRLQVRPAHVERLKALLAEGRLILAGPHPLIDSEDPGPAGFSGSLIVAEFASREAAIAWASEDPYVKAGVYGAVTVKPFKKALP; encoded by the coding sequence ATGCTCTACGCGATCATCGCCGAAGACGTGCCCGGCTCCCTCGAGAAACGCCTGCAGGTGCGCCCCGCGCACGTGGAGCGCCTGAAGGCGCTGCTCGCCGAAGGCCGGCTCATCCTCGCCGGCCCGCATCCGCTCATCGACAGCGAAGACCCGGGGCCCGCGGGCTTCAGCGGCTCGCTCATCGTCGCGGAGTTCGCGTCGCGCGAAGCGGCGATCGCCTGGGCGAGCGAGGATCCTTACGTGAAAGCCGGCGTCTACGGCGCCGTGACCGTGAAGCCCTTCAAGAAGGCGCTTCCGTGA
- a CDS encoding septation protein A, whose amino-acid sequence MKFLFDFFPVILFFVAFKFSDIFVATGVAMAAAIAQIAYMVVRHRKVTPMQWASIGIIVVFGGATLLLHDETFIKWKPTVLYGLMGLSFLGSLAFGKNLIKAVMAENMELPEPVWFKLCVAWGVFFLFKAALNLWVAYTFSTDTWVNFKLFGGMGLIFAFVIAQAFWISRYLPDDPPAPPVEKAP is encoded by the coding sequence TTGAAGTTTCTCTTCGACTTTTTCCCGGTCATCCTCTTCTTCGTCGCGTTCAAGTTTTCCGACATCTTTGTCGCGACGGGCGTAGCCATGGCCGCAGCGATCGCGCAGATCGCCTACATGGTGGTTCGGCACCGCAAGGTGACGCCCATGCAGTGGGCGAGCATCGGCATCATCGTGGTGTTCGGCGGCGCGACGCTGCTGCTGCACGACGAGACGTTCATCAAGTGGAAGCCCACGGTGCTCTACGGGCTCATGGGTCTCTCGTTCCTCGGCAGCCTCGCGTTCGGCAAGAACCTCATCAAGGCGGTGATGGCGGAAAACATGGAGCTCCCCGAGCCCGTGTGGTTCAAGCTCTGCGTCGCGTGGGGCGTGTTCTTCCTCTTCAAGGCCGCGTTGAACCTCTGGGTCGCCTACACCTTCTCCACCGACACCTGGGTCAACTTCAAGCTCTTCGGCGGCATGGGCCTCATCTTTGCGTTCGTGATCGCGCAGGCGTTCTGGATCTCGCGCTACCTGCCCGACGATCCGCCGGCGCCTCCGGTTGAAAAGGCTCCCTGA
- a CDS encoding PHP domain-containing protein, with protein MLSPTQLMELAAKCGVDAIALTDHDTTDGLAEARVAAERVGVKLVNGVEISVSWGKTTLHVVGLAIDPDNPVLSAGLQAIRAGRLTRAHRIAEALANLGIPDTLAPALALAKNESMVSRTHFARHLAASGKVKNIQAAFDKYLAKGKPAYVSHEWASLKDAIDWIKAAGGTAVLAHPGRYDLKPAFRNAMLEEFRSLGGEAIEVVTGSHRPEQYATWRRIAEEHGFLASRGADYHGPGESPYEPGKLPMLPVTCKPVWSKWTH; from the coding sequence TTGCTGTCCCCCACGCAGTTGATGGAGCTTGCCGCGAAGTGCGGCGTGGATGCGATAGCGCTGACGGATCACGATACGACGGATGGCCTGGCCGAAGCCCGAGTGGCTGCGGAAAGGGTCGGCGTGAAGCTCGTGAACGGCGTCGAGATCTCGGTCAGCTGGGGCAAGACGACGCTCCACGTGGTGGGCCTCGCGATCGACCCGGACAATCCGGTGCTGTCGGCGGGCTTGCAGGCGATCCGCGCGGGACGGTTGACTCGGGCGCACCGCATCGCGGAAGCGCTCGCCAACCTGGGAATACCGGATACGCTGGCACCAGCGCTCGCGCTGGCCAAGAACGAATCGATGGTGAGCCGCACGCATTTCGCGCGACATCTCGCGGCGAGCGGCAAGGTGAAGAACATCCAGGCCGCGTTCGACAAGTACCTCGCGAAGGGAAAGCCCGCCTACGTGTCGCATGAATGGGCGAGCCTCAAGGACGCGATCGACTGGATCAAGGCCGCCGGCGGCACCGCAGTCCTGGCGCACCCCGGCCGCTACGATTTGAAGCCCGCGTTCCGCAACGCGATGCTGGAAGAGTTTCGCAGCCTCGGTGGCGAAGCGATCGAGGTGGTGACAGGCAGTCACCGCCCCGAGCAATACGCCACGTGGCGCCGGATAGCCGAGGAGCATGGTTTCCTCGCCTCGCGCGGCGCCGATTACCACGGGCCGGGGGAAAGCCCCTACGAGCCGGGAAAGCTGCCCATGCTTCCCGTCACGTGCAAGCCGGTGTGGTCCAAATGGACGCATTAG
- a CDS encoding L-threonylcarbamoyladenylate synthase, with amino-acid sequence MAQFFTVHPDNPQPRLIRAAVDIVRAGGVIAYPTDSCYALGCHIGDKAAMERIRKIRNVDERHHLTLVCRELSEIGVFAKVDNIQYRLIKANTPGSYTFILRATRDVPRRLLHPRHTIGVRIPDHPVPLALLDELKEPLLSSTLILPDHGQPMNDAEEIRARLEHQVDAVIDAGPCGIAPTTVIDLSGDAPVLLREGKGDIRPFGFVKAALH; translated from the coding sequence ATGGCGCAGTTTTTCACGGTGCATCCGGACAACCCGCAACCGCGGCTGATCCGGGCCGCAGTGGACATCGTTCGGGCCGGGGGCGTGATCGCCTATCCCACCGATTCCTGCTACGCGCTGGGCTGCCACATCGGCGACAAGGCCGCGATGGAACGCATCCGCAAGATCCGCAACGTGGACGAAAGGCATCACTTGACCCTGGTTTGCCGCGAGCTCTCGGAGATCGGCGTATTCGCGAAGGTGGACAACATCCAGTACCGCCTGATCAAGGCCAACACGCCCGGCAGCTACACGTTCATCCTGCGGGCGACGCGTGACGTGCCCCGCCGCCTCCTGCACCCGCGCCACACGATCGGCGTGCGCATCCCCGACCACCCCGTGCCGCTCGCGCTGCTCGACGAATTGAAAGAACCCTTGCTCTCTTCGACCCTGATTCTTCCCGACCATGGCCAGCCGATGAACGACGCGGAGGAGATCCGCGCCCGCCTCGAGCACCAGGTGGACGCCGTGATCGACGCGGGCCCGTGCGGCATCGCGCCCACCACGGTGATCGACCTCTCGGGAGACGCGCCGGTCCTGCTGCGCGAGGGCAAGGGCGACATCCGCCCCTTCGGGTTCGTGAAGGCCGCGCTGCACTGA
- a CDS encoding site-2 protease family protein — MDVYNILIKIAIYAIPIIFAITLHEAAHGYVARHFGDNTAYMLGRVTLNPAKHIDPIGTVAFPLLTVILSGYMFGWAKPVPVNERNLRDPKRDMLWVAAAGPVSNLIQMVIWALVAKLLLTFFETSGSLVADYWFSVAMAGVTVNVVFAILNLFPIPPLDGGRMVVALLPGAASYKFAQIERYGFFIVLLLVMIPAVNQAIFLPPVLALTNFTINVFGLNV, encoded by the coding sequence ATGGACGTCTACAACATCCTCATCAAGATCGCGATCTACGCGATCCCCATCATCTTCGCGATCACGCTGCACGAGGCCGCGCACGGCTACGTGGCGCGCCACTTCGGCGACAACACCGCGTACATGCTGGGCCGCGTCACGCTGAACCCGGCCAAGCACATCGATCCGATCGGCACCGTGGCCTTTCCGCTGCTCACGGTCATCCTGTCCGGCTACATGTTCGGCTGGGCGAAGCCGGTCCCGGTGAACGAGCGTAACCTCCGCGACCCGAAGCGAGACATGCTGTGGGTCGCCGCCGCGGGACCCGTGTCGAACCTGATCCAGATGGTGATCTGGGCCCTTGTCGCGAAGCTGCTGCTCACGTTCTTCGAAACCTCGGGCTCGCTGGTCGCGGACTACTGGTTCTCCGTCGCCATGGCCGGCGTCACGGTGAACGTCGTCTTCGCGATCCTCAACCTCTTTCCCATCCCGCCGCTGGACGGAGGGCGCATGGTGGTCGCGCTGCTGCCCGGCGCCGCGTCGTACAAGTTCGCGCAGATCGAGCGCTACGGATTCTTCATCGTCCTGCTGCTCGTGATGATCCCCGCGGTGAACCAGGCGATCTTCCTGCCGCCGGTCCTGGCACTCACCAACTTCACCATCAACGTCTTCGGGCTCAACGTCTAA